The following are encoded in a window of Acidobacteriota bacterium genomic DNA:
- a CDS encoding ATP-dependent RecD-like DNA helicase translates to MEKLSAVIERVTFYGEDSGFSVLQARSLGARSSRVTIVGNLPPISPGETVEASGEWRTDSKHGVQFQAESVSIRVPTTRSGIERLLASGLLKGVGPSTAKLIVQRFGESTLEVIDEDPARLTQVVGIGRKRAGLIAKSWKEARGLRDLMLFLQEHGVGPARIRRIWNQYGANAVAEIKNNPYRLADDVRGIGFRSADAIALSLGFERSSIFRARAGLTHVLSEAMSQGHCGLPREDLVEKTVSLLEIEPTRVTEALEMELGGNHLAQEALEDGTMIYLPWLYRAEERIAGTLTSLAGASSRPWPDIDAEAAMGWVERQNSIVLSPSQRQAITLVLASRVAVITGGPGVGKTTLVNSILRILTAKAVDVALAAPTGRAARRLADSTGFSARTIHRLLEINPRTGKFTRNETRPIEADLLVVDEVSMVDVPLMDSLVRALPSHAALLLVGDVDQLPSVGPGKVLEDVIESGRVPAVRLTEIFRQKETSSIIVGAHEINRGRMPQFDTADSDASDFFFVETEPEAIADMVRRLVSDRIPRRFGLDPLREIQVLTPMNRGGSGVEALNSVLQRSLNERSRKEGIERYGSRYTAGDKIMQTENDYDKEVFNGDIGVIRRIDEEEEELVAEFEGRSVRYGFDEIDRLVLAYASTIHKSQGSEYPAVIVPLSMQHYVMLQRNLIYTAVTRGKRLVVLVGQKEALRRAISRRVSNRRWTRLQRLLKTSEEEEKSEE, encoded by the coding sequence ATGGAGAAGCTCTCGGCTGTGATCGAACGGGTGACCTTCTACGGGGAGGACTCCGGATTCTCCGTTCTCCAGGCGAGATCGCTCGGAGCCCGTTCGAGTCGCGTGACCATCGTCGGGAACCTCCCCCCCATCTCACCGGGTGAGACGGTCGAAGCGAGCGGTGAGTGGCGGACCGATTCGAAACATGGCGTCCAGTTTCAGGCGGAATCGGTCTCGATCCGGGTTCCGACCACGCGCTCCGGAATCGAGCGCCTTCTCGCCTCGGGGCTGCTGAAGGGAGTCGGTCCATCGACTGCGAAGCTCATCGTCCAGCGGTTCGGCGAATCGACCCTCGAGGTGATCGACGAGGATCCGGCACGCCTGACCCAGGTCGTGGGGATCGGACGGAAACGCGCCGGCTTGATCGCAAAGAGCTGGAAGGAAGCGAGAGGACTTCGCGACCTGATGCTCTTCCTTCAGGAACATGGCGTCGGACCCGCGAGAATCCGAAGGATCTGGAATCAGTACGGTGCAAACGCCGTCGCCGAGATCAAGAACAACCCATACCGCCTCGCGGACGATGTTCGAGGGATCGGATTCAGGAGCGCCGACGCGATTGCACTGAGTCTCGGTTTCGAGCGGAGCTCGATCTTCAGGGCCAGAGCGGGCCTGACCCATGTCCTGTCCGAGGCGATGTCGCAGGGTCATTGCGGTCTTCCCCGGGAGGATCTGGTCGAAAAGACGGTGAGTCTGCTCGAGATCGAGCCGACGAGGGTGACCGAGGCTCTGGAGATGGAGCTCGGCGGGAACCATCTCGCGCAGGAGGCGTTGGAGGACGGAACGATGATCTATCTTCCGTGGCTCTACCGCGCGGAGGAGCGGATCGCGGGAACACTCACGTCTCTGGCCGGGGCTTCGAGCCGGCCGTGGCCGGATATCGACGCCGAGGCTGCAATGGGATGGGTCGAACGACAGAATTCGATTGTCCTCTCTCCCTCGCAGCGCCAGGCGATCACGCTGGTTCTCGCGTCGCGCGTTGCTGTGATCACGGGCGGGCCCGGGGTCGGCAAGACGACTCTCGTCAATTCGATCCTCCGGATTCTCACGGCGAAGGCGGTCGACGTGGCGCTTGCCGCGCCGACCGGTCGGGCCGCCCGGCGTCTGGCCGACAGCACGGGATTCTCGGCAAGGACGATTCATCGGCTGCTCGAGATCAACCCGAGAACCGGAAAGTTCACGCGCAACGAGACCCGGCCGATCGAAGCCGATCTGCTCGTCGTCGACGAGGTCTCGATGGTCGACGTGCCGCTGATGGACTCGCTCGTGAGAGCGCTCCCGTCTCACGCCGCGCTGCTGCTGGTCGGCGACGTCGATCAGCTCCCCTCGGTGGGTCCCGGCAAAGTTCTGGAAGACGTGATCGAATCGGGAAGAGTTCCCGCTGTGCGCCTCACCGAGATCTTCCGGCAGAAGGAGACGAGCAGCATCATCGTCGGCGCTCACGAGATCAACCGGGGCCGCATGCCGCAATTCGACACGGCGGATTCAGACGCCAGCGACTTCTTTTTCGTCGAGACTGAGCCGGAGGCGATCGCCGATATGGTCAGGCGCCTCGTAAGCGATCGGATTCCACGCAGATTCGGTCTCGATCCGCTGCGCGAAATTCAGGTGCTCACTCCGATGAATCGGGGCGGTTCGGGGGTCGAGGCGCTCAATTCGGTACTGCAGCGCTCGCTCAACGAGCGGTCCCGAAAAGAAGGAATCGAGCGATATGGCTCGAGGTACACCGCCGGCGACAAGATCATGCAGACCGAGAACGATTACGACAAGGAAGTCTTCAATGGAGACATCGGCGTGATCCGCCGGATCGACGAGGAGGAGGAGGAACTGGTCGCCGAGTTCGAGGGCCGGAGCGTCCGTTATGGTTTCGACGAGATCGACCGGCTCGTGCTCGCCTACGCCTCGACGATTCACAAGTCCCAGGGCTCGGAGTACCCGGCCGTGATCGTCCCGCTGTCCATGCAGCATTACGTGATGCTTCAGAGAAATCTGATCTATACCGCGGTGACTCGCGGGAAGCGGCTCGTCGTTCTCGTCGGACAAAAGGAAGCTTTGCGGCGGGCGATCTCGAGACGGGTTTCGAACAGGCGATGGACACGTCTCCAGAGACTGCTGAAGACGAGTGAAGAGGAAGAGAAGAGTGAAGAGTGA